A single genomic interval of Streptomyces sp. NBC_00663 harbors:
- a CDS encoding ABC transporter permease, producing MSIDWSWIGDHTDELTTLTVSHLQAALTAVFLGVLISLPLAVIAHRIRPLRGFLLGVSNILFTIPSIAIFVLLLPVSGLTRTTTVIGLTVYTLVVLLRNTVEGLDSVPAKTKEAAKAMGTRPLRTLLTVEFPLALPVIMAGVRIATVMSISLVSVATYIGDGGLGQLFTDGFQRNFPTPVIAGVVLTILLAVVADALLVALQYVLTPWRRRRA from the coding sequence GTGAGCATCGACTGGTCGTGGATCGGCGACCACACCGACGAACTCACCACCCTCACCGTCTCCCACCTCCAGGCCGCCCTGACCGCCGTCTTCCTCGGCGTACTGATCTCGCTGCCCCTCGCGGTGATCGCCCACCGGATCCGCCCCCTGCGCGGCTTCCTGCTCGGCGTCTCGAACATCCTGTTCACGATCCCGTCGATCGCGATCTTCGTACTGCTGCTGCCGGTCAGCGGACTGACCCGCACCACGACCGTGATCGGCCTGACCGTCTACACCCTGGTCGTCCTGCTCCGGAACACCGTCGAAGGCCTCGACTCGGTGCCCGCGAAGACCAAGGAGGCGGCGAAGGCGATGGGCACGCGCCCGCTGCGCACGCTGCTCACCGTCGAGTTCCCGCTCGCGCTCCCCGTGATCATGGCGGGCGTCCGGATCGCCACCGTCATGTCGATCTCCCTGGTCTCGGTCGCGACCTACATCGGCGACGGCGGCCTCGGCCAGCTCTTCACCGACGGCTTCCAGCGCAACTTCCCGACCCCGGTGATCGCGGGCGTGGTCCTCACGATCCTGCTCGCGGTCGTCGCGGACGCGCTCCTGGTCGCCCTCCAGTACGTGCTGACCCCCTGGCGCAGGAGGCGAGCCTGA
- a CDS encoding ABC transporter ATP-binding protein: MIQFDAVHKRFPNGTTAVHDLSLEMPEGGVTVLVGSSGCGKTTTLRMINRMVEPTSGTIKVGGKDVTRQDAAELRRSIGYVIQQSGLFPHRTVLDNIATVPLLLGHGRRKARARAAELLETVGLTTDAGRRYPHQLSGGQQQRVGVARALAADPPVLLMDEPFGAVDPVVRTQLQDELLRLQKELGKTIVFVTHDIDEAVRLGDRIAVFRTGGHLVQCASPAELLARPADDFVADFLGAERGLKLLSLTTLAAVPQGPAPEGGTWSLVLDAADKPLHWASKDAEIPVRPLTDNDSLLSALNESLVSPTGLIARVDAAGVLTGVSSRDDIHTYAGRAHTEARVAA, translated from the coding sequence ATGATCCAGTTCGACGCGGTCCACAAGCGCTTCCCCAACGGCACGACAGCAGTCCACGATCTCTCCCTGGAGATGCCGGAGGGCGGCGTGACGGTCCTCGTCGGATCTTCCGGTTGCGGCAAGACGACCACCCTCAGAATGATCAACCGAATGGTCGAACCGACCTCCGGCACCATCAAGGTCGGCGGCAAGGACGTCACCCGGCAGGACGCGGCCGAACTGCGCCGCTCCATCGGATACGTCATCCAGCAGTCGGGCCTCTTCCCGCACCGCACGGTCCTCGACAACATCGCCACCGTGCCCCTGCTCCTCGGCCACGGCCGCAGGAAGGCCCGCGCCCGCGCGGCCGAGCTGCTGGAGACCGTCGGCCTCACCACGGACGCCGGCCGACGCTATCCGCACCAGCTCTCCGGGGGCCAGCAACAGCGCGTCGGCGTGGCCCGCGCGCTCGCCGCCGACCCGCCGGTGCTCCTCATGGACGAACCGTTCGGCGCGGTCGACCCGGTGGTCCGCACCCAGCTCCAGGACGAACTCCTGCGCCTCCAGAAGGAGTTGGGCAAAACCATCGTCTTCGTCACCCACGACATCGACGAAGCGGTACGGCTCGGCGACCGGATCGCCGTCTTCCGCACCGGCGGCCACCTCGTCCAGTGCGCCTCCCCCGCCGAGCTCCTGGCCCGCCCCGCCGACGACTTCGTGGCCGACTTCCTCGGCGCCGAGCGCGGCCTCAAGCTGCTCTCACTGACGACCCTGGCAGCGGTTCCGCAGGGCCCCGCGCCCGAGGGCGGTACGTGGTCCCTCGTCCTCGACGCGGCGGACAAGCCCCTCCACTGGGCGTCGAAGGACGCCGAGATCCCCGTACGCCCACTGACCGACAACGATTCCCTGCTGTCGGCGCTCAACGAGTCCCTCGTCTCCCCCACCGGCCTGATAGCCCGCGTCGACGCGGCAGGCGTCCTCACCGGCGTCTCCTCCCGCGACGACATCCACACCTACGCGGGCCGGGCGCACACGGAAGCCCGGGTGGCGGCGTGA
- a CDS encoding aromatic amino acid ammonia-lyase, with the protein MSSRIVDTPASVHTGLVVLDGIGLGVADVVRLADGTARPVPGTEGMKRVAESWDAARQIAATGRVYGRSTGVGANRNEPVPTEAAAEHGLRLLRSHAGAIGEELPARQVRAMLAVRANQLLAGGAGLRPTVVTALCEALAGGAYPVVHEFGSVGTGDIAALAQAGLALAGEHPWKGVGPEPQPLDNNDALAFISSNALALGQSALALDELRGLLEATQVVGALSLLAVDGSHEAYAAPVHAARPHRGSAEVARRIRGLIGADERPTPPLGRIQDPYGFRCLPQIHGPAHDAADALEAVLAVELNAAAENPLISPEDMAAYHHGGFYQAQLALALDHFRLALTQVARLSTSRLSTLNEPAYTRLRPFLADPEPASSGVMILEYAAGAALGDLRAFSAPASLGHAVLSRGVEEQASFASLAARQTLRACGAYRLVVGCELVAAVRALRQRDHGPDPDLPVGRALELAYAVLDDDQADRPLTHDVTTAARLLDRFTDIWRGSEA; encoded by the coding sequence ATGTCGTCTCGGATCGTGGACACGCCTGCGTCTGTGCACACCGGGCTGGTCGTCCTCGACGGGATCGGACTCGGCGTCGCGGACGTCGTGCGCCTCGCCGACGGGACCGCGCGGCCCGTCCCCGGCACCGAGGGCATGAAGCGGGTGGCCGAGTCCTGGGACGCGGCCCGGCAGATCGCCGCGACCGGACGGGTCTACGGCCGCTCGACCGGCGTCGGCGCCAACCGGAACGAGCCCGTGCCCACCGAGGCCGCCGCCGAGCACGGCCTCAGACTCCTGCGCAGCCACGCCGGTGCCATCGGCGAGGAACTCCCCGCCCGGCAGGTGCGCGCGATGCTCGCCGTACGGGCGAACCAGTTGCTGGCGGGCGGCGCGGGGCTGCGGCCCACCGTTGTCACCGCCCTGTGCGAGGCCCTGGCGGGCGGGGCGTACCCGGTCGTCCACGAGTTCGGCTCAGTGGGCACCGGCGACATCGCGGCGCTGGCCCAGGCGGGCCTCGCGCTGGCCGGGGAGCACCCCTGGAAAGGCGTCGGACCCGAGCCCCAGCCCCTCGACAACAACGACGCCCTCGCCTTCATCAGCAGCAACGCCCTCGCACTCGGCCAGTCCGCGCTCGCCCTCGACGAACTGCGCGGCCTCCTTGAGGCCACCCAGGTCGTCGGCGCGCTGTCGCTGCTCGCGGTGGACGGCTCGCACGAGGCCTACGCCGCCCCCGTGCACGCCGCCCGCCCGCACCGGGGGAGCGCCGAGGTCGCCCGGCGGATCAGGGGGCTGATCGGGGCGGACGAACGGCCCACCCCACCCCTCGGCCGCATCCAGGACCCGTACGGCTTCCGCTGCCTGCCCCAGATCCACGGCCCGGCGCACGACGCCGCCGACGCCCTCGAAGCGGTCCTCGCCGTCGAGCTCAACGCCGCCGCCGAGAACCCCCTGATCAGCCCCGAGGACATGGCCGCCTACCACCACGGCGGCTTCTACCAGGCCCAACTCGCCCTCGCCCTGGACCACTTCCGGCTGGCGCTGACCCAGGTGGCCCGGCTGTCGACCTCCCGCCTGTCCACCCTCAACGAGCCCGCCTACACCCGGCTGCGCCCCTTCCTCGCCGACCCCGAGCCCGCCTCCTCCGGCGTGATGATCCTGGAGTACGCCGCCGGCGCCGCCCTCGGTGATCTGCGGGCCTTCTCCGCCCCCGCGTCGCTCGGGCACGCTGTACTCTCCCGAGGCGTCGAGGAACAGGCCAGCTTCGCCTCGCTCGCCGCCCGCCAGACCCTGCGGGCGTGCGGCGCGTACCGGCTCGTCGTCGGCTGCGAACTCGTCGCCGCCGTACGGGCACTGCGCCAGCGCGACCACGGCCCCGACCCGGACCTCCCGGTGGGCCGGGCGCTGGAGCTCGCCTACGCGGTGCTCGACGACGACCAGGCCGACCGGCCGCTCACGCACGACGTGACGACGGCGGCCCGACTGCTCGACCGGTTCACGGACATCTGGAGGGGGAGCGAGGCATGA
- a CDS encoding MurR/RpiR family transcriptional regulator: MSDKGVGDTPAARLQALFEGHRLTPTQRRIAHSMVRRAADVPFLSSVELAELAGVSQPSVTRFAVALGFDGYPALRRHLREVAPAEQPADAASYNEYQQAVEAEIENLRHLAEVLADPRPVQRAGRVLAGSRPLPVLGLRAAASQAYGFAYFAAKVHPDVRLLHEGGTMVHDRIDAAVRAGASALLCFALPRHPREVVDALSYAKEAGLTVVTVADSAFAPVAKVSDLLLPAAVGTGLAFDTACAPMLLGRVLLEAMADELPEAQARLEEFDAKAAARGLFVE; this comes from the coding sequence ATGAGCGACAAGGGTGTGGGGGACACTCCCGCGGCACGGCTCCAGGCGCTGTTCGAGGGACACCGGCTCACGCCGACCCAGCGGCGCATCGCGCACAGCATGGTGCGGCGCGCCGCCGACGTGCCGTTCCTGTCCAGCGTCGAGCTGGCCGAGCTCGCCGGGGTCAGCCAGCCGTCCGTGACCCGCTTCGCGGTCGCCCTCGGCTTCGACGGCTACCCCGCCCTGCGCCGCCATCTGCGCGAGGTCGCGCCCGCCGAACAGCCGGCCGACGCGGCGTCCTACAACGAGTACCAGCAGGCCGTCGAGGCCGAGATCGAGAACCTGAGGCACCTCGCCGAGGTCCTCGCCGACCCGCGGCCCGTGCAGCGCGCCGGACGCGTGCTCGCCGGCTCGCGCCCGCTGCCGGTCCTCGGACTGCGGGCCGCCGCCTCGCAGGCGTACGGCTTCGCCTACTTCGCCGCCAAGGTCCATCCCGACGTACGGCTGCTGCACGAGGGCGGCACGATGGTCCACGACCGGATCGACGCCGCCGTCCGCGCGGGCGCCTCGGCGCTGCTCTGCTTCGCGCTGCCCCGCCATCCCCGGGAGGTCGTGGACGCGCTCAGCTACGCCAAGGAGGCCGGGCTGACCGTCGTCACCGTCGCCGACTCCGCCTTCGCGCCGGTCGCCAAGGTCTCCGACCTGCTGCTGCCCGCCGCCGTCGGCACCGGGCTCGCGTTCGACACCGCCTGCGCGCCGATGCTGCTCGGGCGGGTGCTCCTGGAGGCCATGGCCGACGAGCTGCCGGAGGCGCAGGCGCGGCTTGAGGAGTTCGACGCGAAGGCGGCGGCGCGGGGGCTGTTCGTGGAGTGA
- a CDS encoding roadblock/LC7 domain-containing protein: protein MAAEPEIVDELRRLRSRVPYLTGALAASVDGLVLAQDTPGVEPDGMAALTAAALGVAMRLTDATGQGEFRELTVRGAYGYVATYAAGRTAVLTLLAQDRVNAGRLHLEGRRAGARIGELLDSRAPAEAPVPKPRAPARTRAARPPRTTNARTSTES from the coding sequence ATGGCGGCCGAACCCGAAATCGTGGACGAGCTGCGCCGGTTGAGGAGCCGGGTCCCGTATCTCACCGGGGCCCTGGCGGCGAGCGTGGACGGGCTCGTCCTCGCCCAGGACACCCCGGGCGTCGAGCCCGACGGCATGGCCGCGCTCACCGCGGCGGCGCTCGGCGTCGCGATGCGGCTGACGGACGCGACCGGGCAGGGGGAGTTCCGGGAGCTGACGGTGCGCGGCGCGTACGGCTATGTGGCGACGTACGCGGCGGGCCGCACGGCCGTGCTCACCCTGCTCGCCCAGGACCGCGTCAACGCCGGCCGTCTCCATCTGGAGGGCCGCCGCGCGGGGGCCCGCATCGGGGAGCTCCTCGACTCCCGGGCGCCCGCCGAGGCGCCCGTCCCGAAGCCGAGAGCGCCCGCCCGGACCAGAGCGGCCCGCCCGCCCCGTACGACCAACGCACGTACCTCCACGGAGAGTTGA
- a CDS encoding transcriptional regulator: protein MTAVRTTPPPRLPVRDKADARERAWGGVSPMLTRLAAERATGVLLRERGTLHLTEGRVVHAESPAAPGLGALLTAHGTLDADTWRQAADEAAQAPGAGLLLVGRGRLSRGALELCHLEALYDAAYFALAPSSTPGRFRYTSPGRIGAVRAVPVAALEHETLRRRDLLHRIWPDPATDESPLLRADTVAVPGLTARQRAVVHLVDGVRTAPDIARTMGRPAFHTLVDVRRLAAAGVLVRGALRPAAPARTETDPDITLLKRLRDALESL, encoded by the coding sequence ATGACCGCGGTGAGAACCACGCCCCCGCCCCGGCTGCCGGTACGGGACAAGGCGGACGCCCGTGAGCGCGCCTGGGGCGGCGTCTCCCCGATGCTGACCCGGCTCGCCGCCGAACGGGCCACCGGCGTCCTGCTCCGCGAGCGCGGCACCCTGCATCTCACCGAGGGCCGGGTCGTGCACGCCGAGAGCCCCGCGGCCCCCGGCCTCGGCGCCCTGCTCACGGCCCACGGCACCCTCGACGCCGACACCTGGCGGCAGGCCGCCGACGAGGCGGCTCAGGCCCCGGGCGCCGGTCTGCTGCTGGTCGGCCGCGGCCGGCTCAGCCGGGGCGCGCTGGAGCTGTGCCATCTCGAAGCGCTCTACGACGCCGCCTACTTCGCGCTCGCCCCCAGCAGCACCCCGGGCCGCTTCCGGTACACGAGCCCGGGCCGGATCGGCGCGGTGCGCGCGGTCCCGGTGGCCGCCCTGGAGCACGAGACGCTGCGCCGCCGCGATCTGCTGCACCGCATCTGGCCCGACCCGGCGACCGACGAGTCCCCGCTGCTGCGCGCCGACACCGTCGCCGTCCCCGGCCTCACCGCCCGGCAGCGGGCGGTGGTGCATCTGGTCGACGGCGTGCGCACGGCACCGGACATCGCCCGCACGATGGGCCGCCCGGCGTTCCACACCCTGGTGGACGTACGGCGGCTCGCGGCGGCCGGGGTCCTGGTGCGCGGCGCCCTGAGACCCGCCGCACCGGCGAGGACCGAGACCGACCCCGACATCACGCTGCTGAAGAGGCTCAGGGATGCGCTGGAGTCCCTTTGA